A segment of the Mangrovimonas sp. YM274 genome:
TTATGCCCTGCGCCATACCATTTCTCATTGCCTTCAAGCACCAAAGTTCCGCCTCCTTCATTTAAGGACTTTCCGTCTCTATCTACATAAGGTCCCGTCACTGTTTTGGAACGTCCAACCACCACTTTATAGGTGCTGTTTTCTCCGCGACAACAATAGTCCCAAGACAAAAACTGATAGTAGTAATCGCCTTTTTTGAAAATGAACGGACCTTCCAAAGCGGCATCCCCAGCATCAGCATCTTCTTTTTCAAATGAACGCTCCCGACGAGCAATGGTATACCATTCTTCAGGTTCTGCAAGTGATTTTAAATCTTGTGTCATTTTCACCATTTTCAGACCACCCCAAAACGATCCAAAAGCCATCCAAGGCGTTCCTTGTTCGTCAAAAATTAAATTAGGGTCAATGGCATTCCAATAATCCCTATTCGGGATGGACTGAATGACAATTCCTTGATCTTCCCATTGGTAATTTTTGTCCTTAGGATTTAAGGTCGTATTGGTTACCAAACCTATGGCTGACGTATTTTTTCCAAAAGCAGAAATGGAATAATACAAATAATAGGTCCCCTTATACAATGTAATATCCGGCGCCCAAATATGTCCATTGAATCCAGGTGCTACATCTTTGGCCCATTTTGGATTTACAGCGAATACAGGATCGGCCTGTATCCATGTTTTTAAATCTTTCGAGGTAAAACTTGTAATCCCAGGTCCTGTACAAAATAAATAATAGGTATCCCCTTGTTTGGCTACAACAGGATCGTGGGTAATTGGTTTGTCTGTTTGGGCCGTTAACACCATTCCTGCCAACAAACCAAAAACTACTATAGATTGTTTTATAAACTTCATAACTCTATTTTTGAATTCCTTCGGAAGTCATTATTACACGTTGCAGCGTACCATCTGGGTTATAGTTTAACTCATCGATACACACCGATCTTCTAAAACTTCCTCCATTAGGATTGATACCTCCCGTATGATAGATGAAATAATCCTTTCCTTTATATTCAATAATTGCTTGGTGGTTGGTATTGCTATTACCTGCCAGCTCATTTAAGATCCCTTTGTATTCCCATGGTCCAGTAACCGATTTACTCATGGCATACACAATTTTCTCAGGGAATTCAGAGGCGTACGATAAATAATACCAATCGCCCTTTTTATGAATCCAAGGTGCTTCGGTAAACTTAGGAACATCAATTACGTGGATTGGCCCGTCAAGTTCTACCATATTTTCTTTCAACTTAGCATACTTACACACGGTATTACCCCAAAATAAATATGCCTGACCATCATCATCTATAATCACAGATGGATCAATATCATCCCAAGAAATATCAGTTTGAGAGGTCATATCGTTAGTTACTAAAGCTTTTCCCAAAGCATCCTTAAAAGGTCCTATTGGAGAATCAGCAACTGCTACTCCAACTGCTTTACCAGGATGTGTATCATCATGTTCTACAGTAACGTACCAATAGAATTTTCCGTTACGCTCGATTACTTGAGCGGCCCACGCATCGCCTTTGGCCCATTCAAAATCTGAAGGCTTTAATGGTACGGGATGTTCCTGCCAATCTACCATATTGGTAGACGAATATACCAACCATTCGTTCATTCTATAGAAATGAAAATCGTTAGGCGCTTCATCATGCCCGGCATATAGGTAAACTTTTCCATCGTGCACCAAAGCAGCAGGATCCGCGGTAAACTTATCTTTAATAATTGGATTATTAATTTGCAATGGTACTTTTACAACTTCCTTTTCCGAAGGTGTTATCTCAGCAATTTCAGGAGATTTATCCTGTTCTTTACATGACATGAACAAGGCCACACCTAGTGTTAGTGCGATACTATATTTCATTTGTTCGATTTTATTTCAATTGTCAGATGAAACTTTATATGATTTTTTGATACTTCATCAGTTAATTAAGCATCTAAAAATTCATAGTGGTTTCATCGTTAATTAATTAATTTTTTTAGCCCAAATAGGTTTTCCATCCACAGTTAAACCAGAATATGAAATGGTAACTTTTCTTGGTGAACTTTCCCAATCCCAAGCATCAAACAACTTACACTCATTACCATTTATAGTAAGTGTATTAGTATCTGTATCCAAGTTCCATGTTCCTGAAATGGCACCAGATAACGTTCCGTTACTATTGAAAATGATTGTTTCTGATGTTTGCATGACTTGATATTGGTAATCCATTGTAATTTGTTCCCAAATTCCAGTAATGTCCTCTGCCGTAATTTCGGTTTCTGGAACTGCGGCATATCTTTCAGGTGCCACCACTGGCCATCCATCTGAAGTCCACTTTAACTCCCTAACGTGCCCCATCATCACAGCGTTGGATACATTGATTCCCGGAACACCTTCTGGCAATCTCCCTTGAGAGGAGAAATACCATTTTTGAGTAGCTTCATCCTGAAACACGGTACAATGCGAAATCCCAACCCATCCTGTATGGTTGTTGAATTTATAAGGATGTGTTAACATTGGCCAACACTCGGCTCCTTCGGATACATTTTGATTATCGATACCGTAATAAGGCCCCATTATATCGGTAGCTCTAGCTACCCTAGTATTATAAGCTTTTGACAATTCGTCATAAGCCAAAAACAAATAATAATATCCAGTATCCGGATTGTAAATGATTTCGGCTCCTTCGGTTCCTTGCCATCTGTTAGTAGCAAGATTACCGCGCCCTGCTATTCTCATACCATAATCTTCCTCAGTCTCTAATTGAAAAGGTTTTCCTGTAGCAGGATCTAATTGTACGGCTGCAATCCCTGTCATCCAAGAACCATAAACCAACCAATGTTCCCCTCCTGGAGTTACAATATAACTAGGGTCGATGCCATTAAACTTATAGTAGGAACTCCAATCGTTGCAGCTTGTTCTGTAACGATCTTCAAGTCCATCAGGAATGGCTGTTACTACCATACCTTTATCTTCCCAATTGTTGGAAGCCAAATCGGTAGTTTCCATCATACCAATATAAGGGCGCTCTCCCCATGAGGCACATGGATCGGTTCCTTCTATCAATTCATCCACCACAATGCTATAGTACATTCTATAAACCCCATTCACATTTTTCACACATGGTGCCCAATAGCCATATTTAGGACTATCAATTTCCGGCAATCCCATTTGTACTCTTTTGGTATTCATGGAATCCTTCACCCAAGCAGGCGCATTATCCATAGTGCTTCCCAAATATTCCCAATTCACCAAATCGGTAGAGCGTCGACCATGAAAATGGCCATGTCCGTCATGGGCATTCCCGTAGGACGCATCGGTTTGGTACATATAAAAATAATTGTCTTGCTTTACTACTGTTGGATCATGCACATTAGCTAAGTTCCAATTGCTTCTATTGGTCCAAGAGGCTATAGGCGTATAGTTATCGGAATAGGTTGGACCATCAAAGGTATTCTCTATTGGACCATCATCTGTTGGATCTTCACCTCCAATAGGATCTTCTGTGTTACCGTCGTCTTTGGAACAGCCAAAGACCGTTCCTAAGATCAACAGTATCATAAATATTCTTTTTACAGTTATCATGACTATATATTATTTAGCTTCCAATACTACTACTGATAAAGCAGGAACTGTTATCTGAAGCTTTCCTTTTTTCAATTTGAAATCCTTAAATGTTTTTGGAGTAATTTTATTTGGATTATCAAAAGAATTATGATCGTGCACATCTGAAGAGGTCAATACCATTCCAGACACATCCTTAAGTTTTAAATCGTCCACATCGATACTGATAACATGATCATTTTTTGGGTCGATATTAACCAAGGAAATATGTTTTTGGTTGTTTTCGTTATAAGAAGCTGAAATTGAAATTGCCGGTAAAGATTTCCCATCCAAAGTATATTGTGGCGATGTAAATGATACAGGCATCAAGGTAGCATCTTGGTGTACATTGTACATTTTCATAACATGGTAAGTTGGTGTCAGCAACATTTTATTCCCCTCAGTTAAAATAACTGCTTGCAATACATTTACCGTTTGTGCTAGATTTGCCACCTTTACTCTTTCTGCCCAGTTGTTGAAGATATTTAAAGTTACCCCAGCAATCATAGCATCACGCATCGTATTTTGTTGGTACAATACACCTTTATCTTTGGCTTCACCATCATACCAGCCTCCCCACTCGTCTACTACCAAAGCAATTTTATGTTCGGCATCGTACTTGTCCATGATAGCCGTATGCTTAGTTATCAATTCATCCATTTTCAAGGCCTGCTCCATAATTTTGAAGTATTGAGCATTTGTAAAGGATTTATCCGGTCCTTTATCTCCCCAATCCAACACACAATAGTGGTGTAGCGCTACTCCATCGATAAGAGCCTTAGGAATCTCACGCATCAATACTTCCGTCCAATGGTAATCTTCACTGTTGGCTCCGGAAGCCACTCTAAACAACGCGTTGCTATTGGTCCAGTCCGTCATGAAAGTAGCATACTTTCTATAAACATCGGCATAGTATTCTGGACGCATGTTACCACCACATCCCCACATTTCATTTCCTACACCCCAAATTCTAACATTCCAAGGTTTTTCACGACCATTTTCACGTCTTAATTTAGCCATAGGACTGATACCGTCATGGTTTACATATTGCAACCATTCGGCAAATTCCTGAACCGTTCCACTACCAACATTGGCAGCCAAATATGGTTCAGCGTTTAAAGCTTCACATAAATTTAGGAAGTCGTGAGTTCCAAAACTGTTATCCTCGGTTGACCCTCCCCACCATTGGTTTACAATCGTAGGTCTATCTTCCTTAGGTCCAATTCCATCTTTCCAGTGATAGGTATCTGCAAAACAACCTCCAGGCCATCTTAGGTTAGGAACTTTTAAATCCTTTAGCGCCTCGATTATATCATTTCTAACCCCATTGGTATTTGGTATAGAGCTATCTTCCCCTACATAAAAACCATCGTAGATACAACGTCCTAGATGCTCTGCAAAGTGACCATAAATATGTTTGCTGATTTGAGGGGCGTCCTCCTGTTTTGTAAGTTTTACTTCTACCGTATTTTGTGCGCTAAGGGAATGTCCTAAACACAAAAATACAGCGATTAACAAAGTTGTAATGCTGTTCTTTTTCATATGATTTATTTTTTAAAAGAAAGGCCGCGCGATGAACGCGGCCTTTCGAAACTGAAGACTAATTCAAAATTAACAAATATTAATATCCATCGTTTTGACCTATGGTCATTAATGGGTTATTATCCATTTCTGATTGTGGAATTGGGAAATACTCTCTACCTGGAGTGTAACTATTGTACTCAGGATCTCTAGATTTCAACCATTCCAATTTCGCAGAATCTTGTAACCATCCCCAACGACGAATGTCATCGAAACGGTGTCCTTCCAAAGAGAACTCCAAGAAACGCTCATGTGCAATTTGATCGCGCATTTGCTGTTGATTCATACCAGGGTTTACGGTTGCTAAATCTGGTAAATTTACACGGTCTCTTACTTGTTGGATATATGGATACGCTGCATCGGTTTGTCCTAATTCGTTCAAACACTCCGCGTACATTAACAACACATCTGCATAACGCATGATACGTTCGTTGATACCAGATCTCCAATCATATTCATTAGCTTGACTACCATCTGAATTTTGGTATTTGGCACAATAGATGTCATTTAACTGAGACTCATTACCAGCATAATGCGAAGCGAACTCCACTCCATACAACATCATCCCTGGTTTGTTGTAGAACATAGTGGCATCTAATCTAGGATCTACTTCTCCATCTACAGTTAACTCTTCTTGGTACTCGTTAAATAATGTCCATGTTGGCTGCACATCGGTAAACCCAAAGGTTGGTGGCCCATAGGTGATAGCTCTAGCCGAAGTTTTACCCCAAGCGGAAGAAGGCGCACCACCCCAACCTAAATCAACTCCACCAACTTCTCTATTGAATTGCACCTCAAAAATAGACTCCACATTATTCTCATTCACCTTTGTAAAGTTATCTCTATAATTAGGGACCAAATCATAAGCTCCTAAGTTTATGACTTGTTCAAACGCTGTTTTTGCTGAAGCAAAATCTTGTGTAAACAAATGTGCTTTTCCTAAATAAGCCAAGGCTGCCCCTTTAGTGGCGCGTCCTTTTTGACCTTGGTCGAGGCCAGAAACATCATCGTAAGACACCGGTAACAAACTAGCTGCCATTTCCAAATCAGACTTCACCTGCGCCCAACCTTCTTCCTGTGATTTTTGTTCATGGTAAATTTCCAAACTAGTCATTGGAAGCGGTACATTTTTAAACATGTTCACTAAATGAAAAAAGTACAATCCTCTCATAAAGTAGGCCTGTCCTAAAATTCTATCCTTTAAGGCCGTGTCTTCCATTTCTATCCCAGGAACATTTTCCAATACCTGATTAGCACGAAAAACTCCTTGATAGAAGGTTTCGAAAGCCCAACCATAAATGGCCGCATCAGCAACATTTGAATTAAATTTCCCAACATTGGACATAGCTCCCCAAGGTGAGTTACTTCTTGTCCCATCTCCCTTTAAGTCCAACAATAATGGTGTACTCCTCATATAGGAACCATCCGTCAACAAGCTACCATAAACAGCATTAACTCCTTTAAGAGCATCTTCACCATTTTGCCAAAAAGACTCGGCCGTTTCAAAATTTGGAGAGATCTGATCAAGATCCTCATCCTTTACACAACTAGTGGCTATTACGGAGGTCGCCACTGCTATAGAATATAATATATGTTTCGTTTTCATAATTTCTAAA
Coding sequences within it:
- a CDS encoding arabinan endo-1,5-alpha-L-arabinosidase; translation: MKFIKQSIVVFGLLAGMVLTAQTDKPITHDPVVAKQGDTYYLFCTGPGITSFTSKDLKTWIQADPVFAVNPKWAKDVAPGFNGHIWAPDITLYKGTYYLYYSISAFGKNTSAIGLVTNTTLNPKDKNYQWEDQGIVIQSIPNRDYWNAIDPNLIFDEQGTPWMAFGSFWGGLKMVKMTQDLKSLAEPEEWYTIARRERSFEKEDADAGDAALEGPFIFKKGDYYYQFLSWDYCCRGENSTYKVVVGRSKTVTGPYVDRDGKSLNEGGGTLVLEGNEKWYGAGHNSVYTFNGKDYIFFHGYDASDKGLPKLRVSELQWDANLWPSLKDNVLD
- a CDS encoding glycoside hydrolase family 43 protein; the protein is MKYSIALTLGVALFMSCKEQDKSPEIAEITPSEKEVVKVPLQINNPIIKDKFTADPAALVHDGKVYLYAGHDEAPNDFHFYRMNEWLVYSSTNMVDWQEHPVPLKPSDFEWAKGDAWAAQVIERNGKFYWYVTVEHDDTHPGKAVGVAVADSPIGPFKDALGKALVTNDMTSQTDISWDDIDPSVIIDDDGQAYLFWGNTVCKYAKLKENMVELDGPIHVIDVPKFTEAPWIHKKGDWYYLSYASEFPEKIVYAMSKSVTGPWEYKGILNELAGNSNTNHQAIIEYKGKDYFIYHTGGINPNGGSFRRSVCIDELNYNPDGTLQRVIMTSEGIQK
- a CDS encoding arabinan endo-1,5-alpha-L-arabinosidase; its protein translation is MILLILGTVFGCSKDDGNTEDPIGGEDPTDDGPIENTFDGPTYSDNYTPIASWTNRSNWNLANVHDPTVVKQDNYFYMYQTDASYGNAHDGHGHFHGRRSTDLVNWEYLGSTMDNAPAWVKDSMNTKRVQMGLPEIDSPKYGYWAPCVKNVNGVYRMYYSIVVDELIEGTDPCASWGERPYIGMMETTDLASNNWEDKGMVVTAIPDGLEDRYRTSCNDWSSYYKFNGIDPSYIVTPGGEHWLVYGSWMTGIAAVQLDPATGKPFQLETEEDYGMRIAGRGNLATNRWQGTEGAEIIYNPDTGYYYLFLAYDELSKAYNTRVARATDIMGPYYGIDNQNVSEGAECWPMLTHPYKFNNHTGWVGISHCTVFQDEATQKWYFSSQGRLPEGVPGINVSNAVMMGHVRELKWTSDGWPVVAPERYAAVPETEITAEDITGIWEQITMDYQYQVMQTSETIIFNSNGTLSGAISGTWNLDTDTNTLTINGNECKLFDAWDWESSPRKVTISYSGLTVDGKPIWAKKIN
- a CDS encoding alpha-N-arabinofuranosidase, which codes for MKKNSITTLLIAVFLCLGHSLSAQNTVEVKLTKQEDAPQISKHIYGHFAEHLGRCIYDGFYVGEDSSIPNTNGVRNDIIEALKDLKVPNLRWPGGCFADTYHWKDGIGPKEDRPTIVNQWWGGSTEDNSFGTHDFLNLCEALNAEPYLAANVGSGTVQEFAEWLQYVNHDGISPMAKLRRENGREKPWNVRIWGVGNEMWGCGGNMRPEYYADVYRKYATFMTDWTNSNALFRVASGANSEDYHWTEVLMREIPKALIDGVALHHYCVLDWGDKGPDKSFTNAQYFKIMEQALKMDELITKHTAIMDKYDAEHKIALVVDEWGGWYDGEAKDKGVLYQQNTMRDAMIAGVTLNIFNNWAERVKVANLAQTVNVLQAVILTEGNKMLLTPTYHVMKMYNVHQDATLMPVSFTSPQYTLDGKSLPAISISASYNENNQKHISLVNIDPKNDHVISIDVDDLKLKDVSGMVLTSSDVHDHNSFDNPNKITPKTFKDFKLKKGKLQITVPALSVVVLEAK
- a CDS encoding RagB/SusD family nutrient uptake outer membrane protein produces the protein MKTKHILYSIAVATSVIATSCVKDEDLDQISPNFETAESFWQNGEDALKGVNAVYGSLLTDGSYMRSTPLLLDLKGDGTRSNSPWGAMSNVGKFNSNVADAAIYGWAFETFYQGVFRANQVLENVPGIEMEDTALKDRILGQAYFMRGLYFFHLVNMFKNVPLPMTSLEIYHEQKSQEEGWAQVKSDLEMAASLLPVSYDDVSGLDQGQKGRATKGAALAYLGKAHLFTQDFASAKTAFEQVINLGAYDLVPNYRDNFTKVNENNVESIFEVQFNREVGGVDLGWGGAPSSAWGKTSARAITYGPPTFGFTDVQPTWTLFNEYQEELTVDGEVDPRLDATMFYNKPGMMLYGVEFASHYAGNESQLNDIYCAKYQNSDGSQANEYDWRSGINERIMRYADVLLMYAECLNELGQTDAAYPYIQQVRDRVNLPDLATVNPGMNQQQMRDQIAHERFLEFSLEGHRFDDIRRWGWLQDSAKLEWLKSRDPEYNSYTPGREYFPIPQSEMDNNPLMTIGQNDGY